Below is a window of Humulus lupulus chromosome 9, drHumLupu1.1, whole genome shotgun sequence DNA.
aattaattaagtataaattaaataattagtaaacattagataataataatttatttaaataaaggaaaaattagatattaattaactaataagaagtaaacatttaaattaataatatgataaataattaactaaataaataaacaattaagtattaattaaataattaattttttagtaaaggaaaaattagatgatagataactaattaattacataaataaataattaattaagtataatttaaataattagtaaacattagataataataagttatttaaataaaggaaaaattagataatagataactaattaattaattaattaagtataaattaaataattagtaaacattagataataataattaattaattaattaagtaattaattaataattaattaaataattaggaaagatttaatttaataatatgataaataaataattaaatgaatattaaataaataaacaattaagtattaattaaataattaattttttagtaaaggaaaagttagataatagataactaataataagtaaacatttaaattaataatatgataaataattaaataaataaataaacaattaagtattaattaaataaacaattagtaaaggaaaaattagatgatagataactaattaattaaataattaattaagtataaattaaataattagtaaacattagataataataatttatttaaataattttaggataaattagataaaatagcataaaatatgatgataaaacataaaatagcataaaattattgttatacccaaatttcgagctatagtaaatatgacctcgaaagctgagttcgcaataaatggtctcgtgagggttagggcatgctctaggattgtaaatcgagcctacAAAGTACGATACACGACCTCGAGtatcgtgacctcgaaatgatctcgatctcgaaaggtagttctgagagcaccctcatcttcaggaacaacttcggagcaggggtcttgagctcgacgtactttctcgaaagccacgttagctcgggagatgtcactggctcgggcaatgatgggaaacttgggaggcaagagccttagagatacgcgatcgccgctttgaatatcaacaagtattataaacatgagatgtaatcctcatttattaatgtaaatccccaagaatcgtgggatattatttaatcagttatgcgtttcctggtcttcagggacgtttccttttttatctgattataggcatttaaagccatttattttattcacaaaagagtaactacccaaaatatgtgggatagtattctgcatccttctctataaatagagaagccatgcaccattgtaaaggaccgaaattctgatccttgagagaaaactctggagaattcatactaaagaattttacagagataatcttgagattaatagcagagactcatggactaggcagatttaactgctgaaccacgtaaaaaatcgtgtgtttgatttgtttgttccgtttggccattgtcatttattgtttttgtgctcttcttttatctgttgacggaaaacggcgtcaacaattattaaatgtgttataatataatataacaattatattataaaagCATTATAAAGTAGCATAAAACTattaaatgttttataatataatataacaattataattgtttatattataaaacattttaaagtagtttaaaactattaaatgtttataatagactattataaacattttataaCACTTTAAAATATAAGACTATTCACATATCGTAAACTTATATActtttataacactttagatggcgattgacaagacttggacgacattgagaaatcgtgcttgtcGAGAATATTGGAACGGTCTACAAGCTTTTTTGACGATGGCGTCGGAATATAAGGATTCCTCTGGTagaattaggtgtccgtgtgttagatgcataaataataggcttgaaaCTTTACCTGTGGTGAAAGCACACGTATTCGATTGGGGTTTTCATCGAGGTTACGAGAAGTGGATATATCACGGTGAAGCGGAAGCAGATGTGGCCAATGCGGTGGACGCCAACGATGATGATGTTGATGAGATGATTCCAATGGCCGAAGACTTCCTTCTACCTACAACTGAAGAAGTTGAAAAGAATCCTGCGGCAGGACAATTTTATGACGATCTGTTTGACGAGATAGAGGCTGAGTTATATCCTGGTTGTAATTGGATATCTTCTCTTAACTTTTTAGCAAAATTattgcatttgaaagttagaggcaAGATTCCCAATAAAATCTTCGATGAATTACTGAAATTACTAAAGCTTTCATTTCCGAAGGgaaataaaattccatcaaccTACTACGAGGCTAAAAAAAGATTACAGAAGTTAGGGTTAGGGTACGAGTCAATTCATGTATGTGAACAtgattgttgtttgttttacAAAGAGCATTCAACTAAAGAGACTTGTCCAATTTGcagaagtagtagatggatttcTCCTGAAAAAACTGCTGCAAAAAAGGTACCACATAAGGTAATGCGTTACTTTCCATTAGCTCCTCGATTAAAACGACTGTACAGTTCAAGACTTACAGCGAAGCAAATGTTATGGCACTATACTGGGAAATCAAAAGACGATGGGATAATGAGACACCCAGTGGATGGGTTAGCGTGGAAGGATTTCGATGCCAAACATCTTGATTTTGCTAGTGAACCTCGGAATGTTCGTTTAGGTTTAGctgcagatggtttcaatccgttTGGCAACATGAGTCAAGCATATAGTATGTGGCCTATGGTGTTGGCTAACTACAATCTTCCACCTTGGATGTGTATGAAAGATAATAATTTCATATTATCCATTCTTATTCCTGGACCAAAATCACCGGGAAAGGACATGGATATATTcttgagaccattggtggatgagttaaagGAGTTGTGGGTTAATGGTGTCGATACAAGAGATAGTATAACCAACACTATGTTCAAGTTGCGTGCAGCCTTATTGTGGAAAGTAAACGATTTTCCTGCTCGTAGCTATttatctggatggagtggtcagggatacaaagcttgtccgacgtgtaatgaagacacaacttctattcgagtgatcggtaagacatcctacattggtcacagaagattccttCCAAGTAaccatcgaatgagaagagacactCAGTTTGACGGACAAATCGAGAGAAGACGTCCACCAAGATGTTTTACTTGTGAGGAAATATTAGAACAAGTAAACAAACTTGTACCACAAGTTCTTGGAAAACACGAGATGTTTGGAGGTGTCAAACGTAGGCGTATTGCAGAAGATCAAAATTGGAggaagaaaagcatattttatgaGCTTGATTATTGGTCTTCCAACACTTTAAAACACaacattgatgtcatgcatgtggagaagaatgtgtgtgatagtttgttaggCACAATTTTGGATAATGATAAAtccaaggacaccactaatgcaagacatgatttgaaaaggTTTGGAGTAAGGGAATCGTTGTGGATATATGAAGATGACAGCGGAAAGTTAATGAAGCCTCATGCTCCTTATGTTCTCACATCTGATCAAAGAATGCAGTTTTGTAAATTTATTCGAGATGTGAAATTTCCAGATAATTTTTGTTCCAATTTAAAGAAGAAAGTAAATGTTGATTTAACAAATATCAACGGTTTAAAGTCACACGACAGTCATgtaataatgcaacgattactatcagtgggtgttcgcaagtttctttcAAAGAGTATATCGACTACCATTTCTGAGTTATGTAACATTTTTAGGCAAATTTGTGCAAGAACTATAAAGGTTAgcgatatggaggaagcacaaaaagatCTTATTCTAATATTATGTAAAATGGAACTCATATTTCCTCTGGgcttttttgatataatggtacatttgattttacatttgcctgaagaagcaattctgggtggaccggtatttatgcgttggatgtatccttttgaaagatacatgaaaaaattaaagaattacgtTGGAAATAAAGCTCGTCCTAAAGGGTCGATAGCCGAGGgttatgttgcagatgaggctttgacataTTGTTCGGTGTATTTCAAAGGTgttgaaacaagatttaatcgTCTTGATCGCAATGAAGATGAGGTGACACCAAGAAATCTTTTTGTATTTCAATCGCAATGTCGACCTATAACAAAAGAAACTCTAAAGCCTCTTGATCGTGCGACTCGTGAACAAGCAGAGTGGTACATATACAACAATTCACCTGAAATTCAGAAATATTTGGAGTAAGTTTCTTCCCAAAAGTTGCttttatttcattgaaaattcttTCAACTGATTCAAAATTTTTGTTCTTATTTATAGTGAACACTTAGAagaaatcaaacacaaatatcaGGATGGAGATCATAACattttacataagaaatattttcAGCGACGGTTTCACAAGAAGGTGAAAAAAAAAACCTACCCTATATTCTTTCATCCTTTTAAGTATTGTTTTCAAttctataataattttatttattcttttagaTATACGACTTACAAAAACTTGGATCGTTAGATAATGGTGAcgagttgctagctttagcatctggatcAGATCATTTAGGAGCTTATTACGAAGGTTGTATAGTGAATGGTGTCCGATTTATGTCAACCAAACGAGATTTAAAGAGGAGCACTCAAAACAGTGGAGTATTTGTTGCTGGAACAGAAGATTTTAACTATTATGGAATACTTGAAGAAGTATTAAAGTTAACATTTACTGGCTCATATTCTGTGACATTGTTCAAGTGTAAGTGGTTTAATACAGATCcaagaaggaaaaaaataattatagagAATAATATTACTAGTATAAACACTAGCGGGGAGTGGTACAAGGATGACCCATATAAACTTGCAAATCAAGTGAAGCAAGTATTttatctcgatgatttacttagaggaAATCAGTGGAAAGTTGTTGAGGGTGTAAACCATCGACAAATTTGGGACGTCGAGAACTGTGAAGCTAATTCAGACGTTGATGTGGTACATGATATTAGCTCAttaaattttgtgttgactgtggatcTCGGCGAGTTGGTTATGCTACCTACTCAAAATTCGATTGACATTAGTACAGTACAAAATTTAAATGTTAGTCAAGAGGATCACGAGTTAGGCGATGAAGAAGCAAATGAAGAATTAGATGAAGAAGAtgatttattaattgatttttgtGAAGATGATGCTAATGTTAATTTAGTTAATGATGAAAGTGACAGTGATTATTAGTTTTATGTAATGATTACCTTTGTAACAAAcacaaaaatttgaatttgatatgTATTTTCAATTTATGTTGATATTGATTTTGTTTAATGTTATTTCATTGCTTAATTAAATTTGATGGTATTAAATCTTaaatttgatttctattcttattattaaatcttaaatatttatgaatacaagagaaatgtcagctgatatagtaTCACATCAcggtggagatggtggtggtcaagACCCCACAGATCCTAGCAGGATACCCTCaacttgcgagtcaggttaatatctaaattttagtTATGTGATATATTTTAATCGTAAGCTGTTTAAATGTTTAAGAtttactaatatttttatttttatgtattaaacaaattaatagatCGTCTTGCAAGAAGGAGGGGACGTGACCCTGCCAGTAATATTAATATTGAAAAACGAAGGCGGGATGCTGGCAAACCACTTGAATTGCAACTTGATCCGGCGACAGACAAAGTGGTTGGTACTGAGCACCAAGCTTTTGTTCGCCAATTGAGTACTGAAGTTACATTACTATTGCCGGGACATTATTTAGATTTTAAAGATGTTCCTCGGCAATATAAAGACCAGGTCGTTCAAAAGatgaaggtaaaaaaaaaatatctaattttttatattatacattttagtctataaaaatttaaactaacaattttttttttagtattgcTATAATATCGATGGGCATCCAGAACCTGAAAGAGTTATGGGAACTCTGTATACGgagatgcgcaaaagatattcAGAGAGAAAGAATATTAGGCATTCTCATTTCCAAAAATATTATTCTGGAAATCCGAATGATTTGGATAGTGCTCTCAATGTTATTCCTGACTTGTGCTCAAAGGAGAGCTGGAAAGAAATCGTTGATTTGTTTCTGAGCCCAAAGTTTATAGCGCGATCCACGCAGAACAAGAAAAATAGAAAGGA
It encodes the following:
- the LOC133799424 gene encoding uncharacterized protein LOC133799424 produces the protein MASEYKDSSGRIRCPCVRCINNRLETLPVVKAHVFDWGFHRGYEKWIYHGEAEADVANAVDANDDDVDEMIPMAEDFLLPTTEEVEKNPAAGQFYDDLFDEIEAELYPGCNWISSLNFLAKLLHLKVRGKIPNKIFDELLKLLKLSFPKGNKIPSTYYEAKKRLQKLGLGYESIHVCEHDCCLFYKEHSTKETCPICRSSRWISPEKTAAKKVPHKVMRYFPLAPRLKRLYSSRLTAKQMLWHYTGKSKDDGIMRHPVDGLAWKDFDAKHLDFASEPRNVRLGLAADGFNPFGNMSQAYSMWPMVLANYNLPPWMCMKDNNFILSILIPGPKSPGKDMDIFLRPLVDELKELWVNGVDTRDSITNTMFKRFLPSNHRMRRDTQFDGQIERRRPPRCFTCEEILEQVNKLVPQVLGKHEMFGGVKRRRIAEDQNWRKKSIFYELDYWSSNTLKHNIDVMHVEKNVCDSLLGTILDNDKSKDTTNARHDLKRFGVRESLWIYEDDSGKLMKPHAPYVLTSDQRMQFCKFIRDVKFPDNFCSNLKKKVNVDLTNINGLKSHDSHVIMQRLLSVGVRKFLSKSISTTISELCNIFRQICARTIKNYVGNKARPKGSIAEGYVADEALTYCSVYFKGVETRFNRLDRNEDEVTPRNLFVFQSQCRPITKETLKPLDRATREQAECEHLEEIKHKYQDGDHNILHKKYFQRRFHKKIYDLQKLGSLDNGDELLALASGSDHLGAYYEGCIVNGVRFMSTKRDLKRSTQNSGVFVAGTEDFNYYGILEEVLKLTFTGSYSVTLFKCKWFNTDPRRKKIIIENNITSINTSGEWYKDDPYKLANQVKQVFYLDDLLRGNQWKVVEGVNHRQIWDVENCEANSDVDVVHDISSLNFVLTVDLGELVMLPTQNSIDISTVQNLNVSQEDHELGDEEANEELDEEDDLLIDFCEDDANVNLVNDESDSDY